The following are from one region of the Streptomyces fradiae genome:
- a CDS encoding glutamyl-tRNA reductase, with protein MSLLVVGLSHRSAPVSVLERASLSTDARAKLLHDTLAAEPAGEGAVLATCNRIELYADVDKFHAGVAELSTLLAQHSGVGLEELTPYLYVHYEDRAVHHLFSVACGLDSMVVGEGQILGQIKDALALGQDLHTAGRLLNDLFQQALRVGKRAHSETGIDRAGQSLVTFGLQQLAEGADVDAWAKGKRALVIGAGSMSSLAAATLARAGVAEIVVANRTAARAERLVEILTEPGSTGVAARAVEMVAVGDELARADVVVSCTGATGLVLTGEAVETAMQGRETPLFLLDLAMPRDIDAAAHRMPGVRLVDIESLAEASADAPMAGDVDQVRTIVSDEVAAFGAAQRAAHITPTVVALRAMAAEVVAGEVARLEGRLPGLDDKQRAEITQTVRRVVDKLLHAPTVRVKQLAGEPGGAGYADALRTLFDLDPETVASVSRADRNDGDVKNRGRV; from the coding sequence ATGAGCCTCCTCGTCGTCGGTCTCAGCCACCGCAGCGCCCCCGTCAGCGTCCTGGAGCGGGCCTCCCTCTCCACCGACGCCCGGGCGAAGCTGCTGCACGACACCCTCGCCGCCGAACCGGCCGGTGAGGGCGCCGTCCTGGCCACCTGCAACCGCATCGAGCTCTACGCCGACGTGGACAAGTTCCACGCCGGTGTCGCCGAGCTGTCCACGCTGCTCGCCCAGCACAGCGGCGTCGGCCTCGAAGAGCTCACCCCCTATCTCTATGTGCACTACGAGGACCGCGCCGTCCACCACCTCTTCTCGGTGGCCTGCGGCCTGGACTCGATGGTCGTCGGCGAGGGCCAGATCCTCGGCCAGATCAAGGACGCCCTCGCGCTCGGCCAGGACCTGCACACCGCCGGACGCCTCCTGAACGACCTGTTCCAGCAGGCGCTGCGGGTCGGCAAGCGCGCCCACAGCGAGACCGGCATCGACCGGGCCGGGCAGTCGCTCGTCACCTTCGGCCTGCAGCAGCTCGCCGAGGGCGCCGACGTCGACGCCTGGGCCAAGGGCAAGCGCGCCCTCGTCATCGGCGCCGGCTCGATGTCCTCGCTCGCCGCCGCGACCCTCGCCCGGGCCGGCGTCGCCGAGATCGTCGTCGCCAACCGCACCGCCGCCCGCGCCGAGCGCCTCGTCGAGATCCTCACCGAGCCCGGCAGCACGGGAGTGGCCGCACGCGCGGTCGAGATGGTTGCCGTCGGCGACGAACTGGCCCGTGCCGACGTCGTCGTCTCCTGCACCGGCGCCACCGGACTCGTCCTCACCGGCGAGGCCGTCGAGACCGCGATGCAAGGCCGCGAGACCCCGCTGTTCCTGCTCGACCTCGCGATGCCCCGCGACATCGACGCCGCCGCCCACCGCATGCCCGGCGTCCGGCTCGTCGACATCGAATCGCTCGCCGAGGCCTCCGCCGACGCGCCCATGGCGGGCGACGTCGACCAGGTGCGCACCATCGTCTCCGACGAGGTCGCCGCCTTCGGCGCCGCCCAGCGCGCCGCCCACATCACGCCGACCGTGGTCGCCCTGCGCGCCATGGCCGCCGAAGTCGTCGCCGGCGAGGTCGCGCGCCTGGAAGGCCGGCTGCCCGGCCTCGACGACAAGCAGCGCGCCGAGATCACCCAGACCGTGCGCCGGGTGGTCGACAAGCTCCTGCACGCGCCCACCGTGCGCGTGAAGCAGCTCGCCGGCGAGCCCGGCGGCGCCGGGTACGCGGACGCGCTGCGGACACTCTTCGACCTCGACCCGGAGACGGTTGCCTCTGTCAGCCGGGCCGACCGAAACGACGGCGACGTCAAGAACCGAGGGCGAGTATGA
- a CDS encoding redox-sensing transcriptional repressor Rex: protein MATGRTHRPATRSRGIPEATVARLPLYLRALTALSERSVPTVSSEELASAAGVNSAKLRKDFSYLGSYGTRGVGYDVEYLVYQISRELGLTQDWPVVIVGIGNLGAALAGYGGFASRGFRVAALIDADPAMTGKPVAGIPVQHSDDLEKIVTEDGVSIGVIATPAGVAQQVCDRLVAAGVTSILNFAPTVLSVPDGVDVRKVDLSIELQILAFHEQRKAGEEPGADSGPEAAAPAEPAGAAVAPPAARTAQDSGRTAQDSGRKGPDGDMPAVMPA from the coding sequence GTGGCAACTGGCCGAACTCACCGACCGGCGACCCGTAGCCGAGGAATTCCCGAGGCCACCGTCGCCCGTCTCCCGCTGTATCTGCGTGCCCTCACGGCACTGTCGGAGCGCTCCGTGCCGACGGTCTCCTCCGAGGAGCTCGCGTCCGCGGCGGGGGTCAACTCCGCGAAGCTGCGCAAGGACTTCAGCTATCTCGGCTCGTACGGCACCCGCGGTGTCGGCTACGACGTCGAGTACCTCGTCTACCAGATCTCCCGCGAACTCGGCCTGACCCAGGACTGGCCGGTCGTGATCGTCGGTATCGGTAACCTCGGCGCCGCGCTCGCCGGCTACGGCGGTTTCGCCTCCCGCGGCTTCCGGGTCGCCGCGCTGATCGACGCCGACCCCGCGATGACCGGCAAGCCGGTCGCCGGGATCCCGGTCCAGCACAGCGACGACCTGGAGAAGATCGTCACCGAGGACGGCGTGTCCATCGGCGTCATCGCCACCCCGGCCGGTGTCGCCCAGCAGGTCTGCGACCGGCTCGTGGCCGCCGGTGTCACCTCGATCCTCAACTTCGCGCCGACCGTGCTCTCCGTGCCCGACGGCGTGGACGTGCGCAAGGTCGACCTCTCCATCGAGCTGCAGATCCTCGCCTTCCACGAGCAGCGCAAGGCCGGCGAGGAGCCCGGCGCCGACTCCGGCCCCGAGGCCGCGGCCCCGGCCGAGCCGGCCGGCGCCGCCGTCGCGCCGCCCGCCGCTCGTACGGCGCAGGACTCCGGCCGTACCGCTCAGGACTCCGGTCGCAAGGGACCTGACGGGGACATGCCCGCGGTGATGCCCGCATGA
- a CDS encoding glutaredoxin family protein, with translation MDGMFGRTKKKSGPRESGPRTVTLIGKPGCHLCDDARAVIETVCAETGALWEEKDILRDEALYAAYWEQIPVVLVDGEQHTFWRVDAGRLRRELGG, from the coding sequence ATGGACGGCATGTTCGGACGGACGAAGAAGAAGAGCGGTCCGCGGGAGAGCGGGCCGCGCACGGTGACGCTGATCGGCAAGCCGGGGTGTCATCTGTGCGACGACGCCCGCGCGGTGATCGAGACCGTGTGTGCCGAGACGGGTGCACTCTGGGAGGAGAAGGACATCCTCCGGGACGAGGCGCTGTACGCCGCCTACTGGGAGCAGATTCCGGTCGTCCTGGTCGACGGCGAGCAGCACACCTTCTGGCGGGTGGACGCCGGGCGGCTCCGGCGCGAACTGGGTGGTTGA
- a CDS encoding HAD family hydrolase — MAAPGWLTPRRRSATARSVLAGEAAAEAARKTSAQLERERAEAEAAAEAAPAEPEFPVVGDTEAAAFFDLDNTVMQGAAIFHFGRGLYKRKFFQRRELARFAWAQVWFRLAGVEDPEHMQEARDSALSIVKGHRVSELMSIGEEIYDEYMADRIWPGTRALAQAHLDAGQKVWLVTAAPVETATIIARRLGLTGALGTVAESVDGVYTGKLVGELLHGPAKAEAVRALAAAEGLDLARCAAYSDSHNDIPMLSLVGHPYAVNPDTKLRRYARDREWRLRDYRTGRKAAKVGIPAAAGVGALAGGTAAALALHRRRR; from the coding sequence ATGGCCGCTCCAGGATGGCTCACCCCCCGTAGGCGCTCCGCCACCGCGCGCAGCGTCCTGGCAGGCGAGGCCGCCGCGGAGGCGGCCCGCAAGACCTCGGCCCAGCTCGAACGGGAGCGGGCGGAGGCCGAGGCCGCCGCCGAAGCCGCGCCCGCGGAGCCGGAGTTCCCGGTCGTCGGCGACACCGAGGCCGCCGCCTTCTTCGACCTCGACAACACCGTGATGCAGGGCGCCGCGATCTTCCACTTCGGCCGCGGCCTGTACAAGCGGAAGTTCTTCCAGCGCCGCGAACTCGCCCGGTTCGCCTGGGCGCAGGTCTGGTTCCGGCTCGCCGGCGTCGAGGACCCCGAGCACATGCAGGAGGCCCGGGACAGCGCGCTGTCCATCGTGAAGGGCCACCGCGTCTCCGAACTGATGTCGATCGGCGAGGAGATCTACGACGAGTACATGGCCGACCGCATCTGGCCGGGCACCCGCGCGCTGGCCCAGGCGCACCTGGACGCCGGACAGAAGGTCTGGCTGGTGACCGCCGCCCCGGTCGAGACCGCCACGATCATCGCCCGCCGGCTCGGCCTGACCGGCGCGCTCGGCACCGTCGCCGAGTCCGTCGACGGCGTCTATACGGGCAAGCTGGTCGGCGAGCTGCTGCACGGGCCCGCCAAGGCCGAGGCGGTACGGGCGCTCGCCGCCGCCGAGGGCCTGGACCTGGCGCGCTGCGCCGCGTACAGCGACTCGCACAACGACATCCCGATGCTGTCCCTCGTCGGGCACCCCTACGCGGTCAACCCGGACACCAAGCTGCGCCGGTACGCCAGGGACCGCGAGTGGCGGCTGCGGGACTACCGGACCGGCCGCAAGGCGGCCAAGGTCGGCATCCCCGCCGCGGCCGGCGTGGGCGCCCTCGCGGGCGGCACGGCCGCCGCGCTCGCCCTGCACCGCCGCCGCCGCTGA